DNA from Actinoplanes sp. SE50/110:
ATCGGCGAGGTGCTGGCGCTCGCCTCCGGCGCGCAGGCGCCCACCGCGGAGCAGGAGGAGGCGGCCGCCCTCCTGCGGGCCGCCCTCCGGCTCCGCGAAGAAGCCCTTTCTTGAGTACGCTCACCGCGCTCGCCCGGGCACAGGCGGTCGCCGCCGGGCGCGCCCAGCCCATCGCCACCGTGCGGCACCTGCACGTCCACGAGCATCCGCTGGTGCTGATCCCGCTCGCGATGGCCGGCGAAGCCAACGCGCCGCTGGCCGCCCTGGTCGGCACCGACCCGGCTACGCCGGAACTCCTGGTGGTCAGCCAGCCGCGCGACCGCGACGAGCGGTTCCGGTTCGCCGACCGTCTCGGTCAGATCATTGCGGCGTACGTCGATTCCTTCGCCGACGTGACCGAGGACGTGCCCGTCGACCGGGGCAAGGACGTGCGCACCCGGTACGCCGACGCGCCCCAGATCTGGGTGCCGAACCCGGCCGGCGTCGACTTCCTGCGCCTGTTCGGGCGCTCCACCCGGTTCCGCACCGTCGACGGCGAACACCCGGTGCCGGCCACCGTGCCGCTGCTCGGTCGGTGGCTCACCTTCTTCGCCAACAGCGCCGAAGTGCCCGGGTCGGCGCTGCTGGTCAACGCCGTGCAGGCGCTCGGGCTGCACTGGGCGACCGGGCAGAGCGGCACCGAGGACGCGCAACTCGCGGTGCTGATGGCGTGGATCGAGGAGGGCGCCGCGGCGGCCCGGGCGGTCGAGAACGGGCCGATCGCCGGGCCGGCCACCGACCCGGACTTCGACAACCGGGTGCTGGCGCCACTGATCGAGCGACGCGCGCCGGAGATGTCCGACGTGCTCCGTGACCTGATGACGCCCACCTGGGAACGGATGTGGCGGGTGCCGAACCTGCTGCGCCGGCTGCCGGTGGGGGAGCGGGTCGGGCTGCGGTGGGACGCGGACAAGGACGCGTACACCGCGTTCGCGCAGCACCTGGCCGAGGGCGGGGCGCCGCAGCCCCGGCGGGACGGCGCGGTCGCGGCGGCCGCCCGGCTGCAGCGGCTGGAGACGGCGGCGTCCCGGTACGCGGTGCAGCGGGCCTTCGACGATCCGCTGGTGCTGGCGGAGTACCGGCTGGCCGGGGCCGCGTTCGCCGGGGTGGTGACGCTGGCCGCGCCGGATCGGATCGACGACAGCGGGAAACGGCCGGTGCTGCGGCCGCGGATCATGGTGCGGACCGGGGAGCCGGTCCGGGTGGCGGCGGGCACGTCGCTGACCTCACCGGCGCGGCCGTCCCAGAAGGCCCGGGTGATCTCGGTGACGGCGGTCGGGCCGGAGTTCGACGTGCTGCTGGAGCTGTCCGGGGGGATGGGGCGCAAGCTGGTGGCCGAGCCGGGCAGTGTGCCGGTGGTCGGCGAGCGGCTCATCCTGACCACCCTCAGCGAGGAGTTCCGCCGGGGCGGCGCGCTGCCTGATCCGTCCGAAACGCCGTGGACCCACGGCGGTCCACCCACCGTCGAGGTGCCCATCTGACCCGCGGCGATCCACCGACCGCCCGCTGCGTACGACGTCTGCATGGCGATCCTGCAGTTGATCCTGAAAGGGGTCGCCTTCCGGATGATCGGCCGCTCTGTCGACCGATCGGGTGACCGGAAACGGATGATCGGGTCGGGTGCACGACGGCGCCGGCGGGCCTCGCGCCGGTAGCCTGGCAGGCGAACCGGCCGGGGGGCGATGGTGCTGCAGTGGGACGTCATCGGCGACACCGAGCAGAGTGTGCTCGCCGATCCGGTGCGCCTGCGTTCGGTGCGGCGGCTCGGTGAGCCCGGGCCCGACGAGGCGTTCGACCGGGTCGCGATGCTGGTCCGCAAGCTCGTCGACGCGCCGCTCGGAGTGGTCAGCCTGGTCGGCGCCGAGCGTCAGCATCTGGCCGGGCAGGTCGGCATGCCGGAGCCGTTCGCCAGCGGGCGCAGCATGCCGCTGACCCACTCGTTCAGCCGGCACGTCGTCGTCAACGGCCGCCTCGTGGTCATCCCCGATGTCCGCGTCGACCTGCGCACCCGCGGCAACCCGTCGATCGAGCAGCTGGGTGCGATCGCCTTCGCCGGCGCCCCGATCACCGACCCGGACGGCCTGGTCGTCGGCGCCCTGTGCGCGGCCGACCACGAACCCCGGAATTGGACGCAGAGTGAGATCACCCTGCTCACCGAGCTGGCTGCGGTCTGTTCGTCGGAGGTCTGCCTGCGGATCGCCCGGGCCGCCGCCGAGGACGCCCGGCGCGCCGCCGAGTCCGCGCACCACCAGTTGGAGCTGCTCACCGACCTGACCGAGTCACTGGCCGCCACCATGGACCTGGACGAGGCGATGCACCGCCTCGGGAGCCTCGTCACGGCCCGGCTCGCCGACTGGTGTGTGATCACCTATGGTGACCAGCCGCGGGTCGTCGCCGCCCATCGCGACCCGACCCGGAACGCCGACATGTCCCGGCTCGCCGAGCTGACCGCCCGGTCCCGCACCGACCTGCGCACCCTGGCGACCGCGGCCCGCCGCCCACCCCGCCGCGCCGAAGGCACCGACCTGCTCCGCGGCAAGGTCAGCGACACCGAGATCGCCGAGCTCGCCACCGTCGCCGGCCTCGGCTCGTCGGTCGTGGCCCCGATCATCTCCCCGGTCCGCCGCCGCGTCGTCGGCTCCGTCCTGCTGGTCAACGGTCCCGACCAGGCCCCGTTCACCGCCGCCGACGAACGCGTCGCCGCCGAGATCGGCCGCCGCGCCGGGCTGGCCGTCGAGAACAGCCGGCTGTACCGCGAGCAGCGCCACGTCGCCGAGGTCCTGCAGCGCAGCCTGCTCACCGAGCTGCCCGACCTGCCCGGCGTCGAACTGCACGCCCGGTACCTGCCCGCCCAGGACGGCGCCGCGGTCGGCGGCGACTGGTATGACGCGTTCGCCCAGCCGGATGGCAGCGTGATGGTCGCGGTCGGCGACGTCTCCGGCCACGACATCGAAGCCGCCGCCACCATGGGCCAGCTGCGCAACCTGGTCCGCGGCGACGCCTACGGCCGCCCTGACGAGCCGGGCGCCCTGCTCACCCAGCTCGACCAGGCCCTGCACGGCCTGCGCGTGCCGGCCGCCGCCACCGCCGTGCTGGCCCGGGTCCGCCAGTCCTGGTCCGGGTACGCGATCAGCTTCGCCAACGCCGGCCACCCGCCACCGCTGCTCCTGCTGCCCGACGGCCGGGTACAGGTGTGGTGGGTCCCGCCGGAACCACTGCTCGGTCTCCCCGTTCCCAGCGACCGCACCACCACCATCCGTTACGTGCCGCCCGGCTCCACCCTGGTCCTGTACACCGACGGCCTGGTCGAGGACCGCGACCAGCTCCTCGACGACGGCGTCGCCCGCCTGGCCGAACGGCTGCGGGAAAGCTCCGCCTTCCCCGGGGACGAACTGTGCGCCCGGCTGCTGGAGGTCGCCCCGCGCCGCACCGATGACATAGCCCTCCTGCTGGTCCGGCTC
Protein-coding regions in this window:
- a CDS encoding SpoIIE family protein phosphatase, coding for MVLQWDVIGDTEQSVLADPVRLRSVRRLGEPGPDEAFDRVAMLVRKLVDAPLGVVSLVGAERQHLAGQVGMPEPFASGRSMPLTHSFSRHVVVNGRLVVIPDVRVDLRTRGNPSIEQLGAIAFAGAPITDPDGLVVGALCAADHEPRNWTQSEITLLTELAAVCSSEVCLRIARAAAEDARRAAESAHHQLELLTDLTESLAATMDLDEAMHRLGSLVTARLADWCVITYGDQPRVVAAHRDPTRNADMSRLAELTARSRTDLRTLATAARRPPRRAEGTDLLRGKVSDTEIAELATVAGLGSSVVAPIISPVRRRVVGSVLLVNGPDQAPFTAADERVAAEIGRRAGLAVENSRLYREQRHVAEVLQRSLLTELPDLPGVELHARYLPAQDGAAVGGDWYDAFAQPDGSVMVAVGDVSGHDIEAAATMGQLRNLVRGDAYGRPDEPGALLTQLDQALHGLRVPAAATAVLARVRQSWSGYAISFANAGHPPPLLLLPDGRVQVWWVPPEPLLGLPVPSDRTTTIRYVPPGSTLVLYTDGLVEDRDQLLDDGVARLAERLRESSAFPGDELCARLLEVAPRRTDDIALLLVRLTG